From Streptosporangium album, the proteins below share one genomic window:
- a CDS encoding sirohydrochlorin chelatase, whose protein sequence is MTRRGAAAAIPLVAVAHGSRDPRAAATVEDLLDLLRRARPELPVRAAYLDHAAPTLAGALAELTEAAVVPLLLTEAYHSRVDIPGALAELTARRPLLRVRRGAALGPHPLLITALERRLAEAGVRIGDPRTAVVLVSAGSSDRRANATVSAVAADWAGGRGWWSVTAAYASAAEPTPEQEVRRLLRAGAPHVVVAPYLLAPGRFADRIRRDTLAAGAETVADVLGAAPEVATVLIERYERAVRTAERSATA, encoded by the coding sequence ATGACGCGGCGCGGCGCGGCGGCCGCGATCCCGCTGGTCGCGGTGGCCCACGGATCCCGTGACCCGCGCGCCGCCGCGACGGTGGAGGACCTTCTCGACCTCCTGCGGCGGGCACGCCCGGAGCTCCCGGTCCGCGCCGCCTACCTCGACCACGCCGCTCCGACACTCGCCGGGGCGCTGGCGGAGCTGACCGAGGCGGCGGTCGTGCCGCTGCTGCTCACCGAGGCCTACCACAGCCGGGTGGACATTCCCGGCGCGCTGGCCGAGCTGACGGCCCGCAGGCCACTGCTGCGGGTGCGCAGGGGGGCCGCCCTGGGCCCGCACCCCCTGCTGATCACCGCCCTGGAGCGGCGGCTGGCCGAGGCCGGGGTGCGGATCGGCGACCCCCGCACCGCGGTGGTGCTGGTCTCCGCCGGCTCCAGCGACCGGCGGGCCAACGCGACGGTCTCGGCGGTGGCCGCGGACTGGGCCGGTGGGCGCGGCTGGTGGTCGGTGACCGCCGCCTACGCCTCGGCCGCCGAACCCACCCCCGAGCAGGAGGTCCGGCGGCTCCTGCGCGCCGGGGCCCCGCACGTGGTCGTGGCCCCGTACCTGCTGGCCCCCGGCCGGTTCGCCGACCGGATCCGCCGCGACACGCTGGCCGCGGGCGCCGAGACCGTCGCCGACGTGCTCGGCGCCGCCCCCGAAGTGGCGACGGTGCTGATCGAGCGCTACGAGCGGGCCGTGCGGACGGCGGAGCGGTCGGCCACCGCCTGA
- a CDS encoding YihY/virulence factor BrkB family protein yields MTPTDAPAHRPGPDRSSPRGRRARIRAGLSWARGTGMWALASATTNAGVAYRVTGLAGEAAFFALLSLPPFMLGLIGVLGQLTRVFGPETLQNVTDWIDTQAHLLFTDNAVDTVVTPLVDDVLKPENQVSLISLGFLLALWSGSRALFVYVDLISVAYGLGEERGIIRTRLMSFGLYLAGLLMGLLVMPVLVLGPAALRGALPPDYAALVDSLYWPVVVVGSVFFLTLLYHVSVPVRTRWWRELPGALLALVIWIACAAVLRTVLAAWFSPVSIYGSLAAPVAVLLWLYITALAVLIGATLNAEVDRLWPVNGAGRTSRAG; encoded by the coding sequence ATGACGCCCACCGACGCTCCGGCACACCGGCCCGGACCCGACCGGAGCTCGCCGCGCGGGCGCCGGGCCAGGATCCGGGCCGGGCTCTCCTGGGCCCGAGGGACGGGCATGTGGGCGCTGGCCAGCGCCACGACCAACGCCGGTGTCGCCTACCGCGTCACCGGCCTGGCCGGCGAGGCGGCCTTCTTCGCGTTGCTGTCGCTGCCGCCGTTCATGCTCGGGCTGATCGGCGTGCTCGGCCAGCTCACCCGGGTGTTCGGCCCGGAGACGCTGCAGAACGTCACGGACTGGATCGACACGCAGGCGCACCTGCTCTTCACCGACAACGCCGTGGACACCGTCGTCACACCGCTCGTCGACGACGTGCTGAAGCCCGAGAACCAGGTCTCGCTGATCTCGCTGGGCTTCCTGCTGGCACTGTGGTCGGGCTCGCGGGCGCTGTTCGTCTACGTGGACCTGATCTCGGTCGCCTACGGGCTCGGCGAGGAACGCGGCATCATCCGCACCCGGCTGATGTCCTTCGGGCTCTATCTCGCGGGCCTGCTGATGGGGCTGCTCGTCATGCCGGTCCTCGTCCTCGGCCCCGCGGCGCTGCGCGGAGCCCTGCCCCCGGACTACGCCGCGCTGGTGGACAGCCTCTACTGGCCGGTGGTCGTCGTCGGCTCGGTGTTCTTCCTCACCCTGCTTTACCACGTGAGCGTTCCGGTGCGGACGCGCTGGTGGCGAGAGCTGCCCGGGGCACTGCTCGCCCTCGTCATCTGGATCGCCTGCGCGGCGGTGCTGCGCACGGTGCTCGCCGCCTGGTTCTCGCCGGTCTCCATCTACGGCTCGCTCGCCGCCCCGGTCGCCGTGCTGCTCTGGCTCTACATCACCGCGCTGGCCGTGCTCATCGGGGCCACGCTCAACGCCGAGGTGGACCGGCTCTGGCCGGTGAACGGAGCAGGCCGTACGAGCCGTGCCGGGTAG
- a CDS encoding phosphoadenylyl-sulfate reductase gives MTLVDIEVGLREQRGALDLQDIVESAAKFLEDASALEIIRWAAATFGDRLCLTSSMSDALLIDLVSRVKPGVDVLFIDTGYHFAETIGTRDAVRQVYDVNVIDVKPSRTVAEQERDLGPRLFGRNPDLCCYLRKVEPLNRALEPYLAWVSGIRRDEAVTRADVKVVEWDAKRQMVKINPIARWTQDDVDNYMADNGVLINPLHYDNYPSIGCAPCTRQVAPGEDPRSGRWAGMAKTECGLHL, from the coding sequence ATGACACTGGTGGACATCGAAGTCGGATTACGCGAACAGCGCGGCGCGCTCGACCTGCAGGACATCGTGGAGTCGGCGGCGAAGTTCCTGGAGGACGCCTCCGCCCTGGAGATCATCCGCTGGGCGGCGGCCACGTTCGGCGACCGTCTCTGCCTGACCTCCTCGATGAGCGACGCCCTGCTGATCGACCTGGTCAGCCGGGTAAAGCCGGGGGTCGACGTGTTGTTCATCGACACCGGCTACCACTTCGCCGAGACGATCGGCACCCGCGACGCCGTACGGCAGGTCTATGACGTCAACGTGATCGACGTGAAGCCGTCGCGGACGGTGGCCGAACAGGAGCGCGACCTCGGCCCGCGTCTGTTCGGGCGCAACCCGGACCTCTGCTGCTACCTGCGCAAGGTGGAGCCGCTCAACCGGGCGCTGGAGCCGTACCTCGCCTGGGTCTCCGGCATCCGCCGCGACGAGGCGGTCACCCGCGCCGACGTCAAGGTCGTGGAGTGGGACGCCAAGCGCCAGATGGTCAAGATCAACCCGATTGCCCGGTGGACGCAGGACGACGTCGACAACTACATGGCCGACAACGGCGTGCTGATCAACCCGCTGCACTACGACAACTACCCCTCGATCGGCTGCGCCCCCTGCACCCGTCAGGTCGCCCCGGGCGAGGACCCGCGCAGCGGCCGCTGGGCCGGCATGGCCAAGACGGAATGCGGGCTGCATCTTTGA
- a CDS encoding YccF domain-containing protein, whose amino-acid sequence MRTLLNVIWLVFAGIWLAIGYVIAGVICCVLIITIPFGIASFRIAAYALWPFGRTVVRDPDAGVLSTIGNVIWFVVAGIWLAIGHLLTSIPLFLSIIGIPLGIANIKLIPVSLLPLGARIVDVDDAAVFHRR is encoded by the coding sequence ATGCGGACTCTACTGAACGTTATCTGGCTGGTGTTCGCGGGGATCTGGCTGGCGATCGGCTATGTCATCGCGGGTGTCATCTGTTGCGTTCTGATAATCACCATCCCCTTCGGCATCGCGTCGTTCCGGATAGCCGCCTACGCGCTGTGGCCCTTCGGGCGGACCGTGGTGCGCGACCCCGATGCGGGCGTGCTCTCCACCATCGGCAACGTGATCTGGTTCGTCGTGGCCGGCATCTGGCTGGCGATCGGGCACCTGCTGACCTCGATCCCGCTCTTCCTGTCGATCATCGGCATCCCGCTGGGGATCGCGAACATCAAGCTGATCCCGGTGTCGCTGCTGCCGTTGGGCGCCCGGATCGTCGACGTGGACGACGCCGCCGTGTTCCACCGCAGGTAG
- a CDS encoding nitrite/sulfite reductase encodes MTTPARPANRHHKRPRGEGQWALGYREPLNKNEESKKNDDGLNVRQRIIDIYSKNGFDSIDPADLRGRMRWYGLYTQRKPGIDGGKTAILEPEELDDRYFMLRVRIDGGRLSVEQLRVIADISNLYGRGTADVTDRQNIQLHWIEIEAVPDIWKRLEAVGLSTTEACGDTPRVILGCPLAGIDTEEVLDDSSALIQEIHDTYIGDPAFSNLPRKFKSAVSGCPAHCTVHEINDVAFVGVVNERGEKGYDLWVGGGLSTNPMLARRLGVFLTPEQVAPAYGGVIGIFRDYGYRRLRHRARIKFLVNDWGAEKFREILETEYLGYALPDGPAPEQPRGGRRDHVGVFRQKDGNFYVGFAPKVGRLDGDKLHLIADIAERHGSDRVHTTVEQKMVILDVAPGRVDSLVAELEANDLRVTPSTFRRQTMACTGIEFCKLAIVETKATAADLIDELERRLPDFSEPLTINVNGCPNSCARIQVADIGLKGQLVVDDKGEQVEGFQIHLGGSLGVNPGFGRKVRGLKATAEELPDYVERVVRNFEKQKNEGETFSGWVQRADEADLK; translated from the coding sequence ATGACGACCCCGGCCAGGCCGGCTAACCGCCACCACAAGCGCCCGCGCGGCGAAGGTCAGTGGGCTCTCGGATATCGCGAACCGCTGAACAAGAACGAGGAGAGCAAGAAGAACGACGACGGCCTCAACGTCCGTCAGCGGATCATCGACATCTACTCCAAGAACGGTTTCGACTCCATCGACCCCGCTGACCTGCGGGGCCGGATGCGCTGGTACGGGCTGTACACCCAGCGCAAGCCCGGGATCGACGGCGGCAAGACCGCGATCCTGGAGCCGGAGGAGCTCGACGACCGCTACTTCATGCTCCGGGTCCGGATCGACGGGGGCCGGCTCAGCGTGGAGCAGCTGCGCGTGATCGCCGACATCTCCAACCTCTACGGCCGGGGCACCGCCGACGTCACCGACCGGCAGAACATCCAGCTCCACTGGATCGAGATCGAGGCCGTCCCCGACATCTGGAAGCGGCTGGAGGCCGTGGGCCTGTCCACCACCGAGGCCTGTGGCGACACCCCGCGCGTCATCCTGGGCTGCCCGCTCGCCGGGATCGACACCGAAGAGGTCCTCGACGACTCCAGCGCGCTGATCCAGGAGATCCACGACACCTACATCGGCGACCCGGCGTTCTCGAACCTGCCGCGCAAGTTCAAGTCCGCGGTGAGCGGCTGCCCGGCGCACTGCACCGTCCACGAGATCAACGACGTGGCCTTCGTGGGAGTGGTCAACGAGCGCGGCGAGAAGGGCTACGACCTGTGGGTGGGCGGCGGCCTGTCGACCAACCCGATGCTGGCCAGGCGGCTGGGCGTCTTCCTCACCCCCGAGCAGGTCGCCCCGGCCTACGGCGGCGTGATCGGCATCTTCCGGGACTACGGCTACCGCCGCCTGCGGCACCGGGCGAGGATCAAGTTCCTGGTCAACGACTGGGGGGCCGAGAAGTTCAGGGAGATCCTCGAGACCGAATACCTCGGCTACGCCCTGCCTGACGGCCCGGCGCCCGAGCAGCCGCGTGGCGGGCGCCGGGACCACGTGGGCGTCTTCCGGCAGAAGGACGGCAACTTCTACGTCGGGTTCGCCCCCAAGGTCGGCCGCCTCGACGGCGACAAGCTGCACCTCATCGCCGACATCGCCGAGCGGCACGGCTCTGACCGGGTGCACACCACGGTCGAGCAGAAGATGGTCATCCTCGACGTGGCGCCCGGCCGGGTGGACAGCCTCGTCGCCGAGCTGGAGGCCAACGACCTGCGGGTCACCCCCTCCACCTTCCGCCGCCAGACCATGGCCTGCACCGGCATCGAGTTCTGCAAACTGGCCATCGTCGAGACCAAGGCCACCGCGGCCGACCTCATCGACGAACTGGAGCGGCGCCTGCCGGACTTCTCCGAGCCGCTGACCATCAACGTCAACGGCTGCCCCAACTCCTGCGCGCGCATCCAGGTGGCCGACATCGGCCTCAAGGGCCAGCTCGTCGTCGACGACAAGGGTGAGCAGGTCGAGGGCTTCCAGATCCACCTGGGCGGCTCCCTCGGCGTCAACCCGGGCTTCGGGCGCAAGGTCCGCGGGCTGAAGGCCACCGCCGAGGAGCTCCCCGACTACGTGGAGCGCGTCGTGCGCAACTTCGAGAAGCAGAAGAACGAGGGCGAGACCTTCTCCGGCTGGGTCCAGCGCGCCGACGAGGCGGACCTCAAATGA
- a CDS encoding SigE family RNA polymerase sigma factor: MRDRADFERYVEQRSARLLQTAYLLCRDWGTAEDLLQTALAKAWFAWRRVGDNPDPYVYRILTNTHASWWRRQWRAEMPVGDLPDMAGADPTGEIGAREAVRHALATLPDGQRAVIVLRYFADLPDPQIAEILGCSAVTVRSQASRALARLRVDPAAIAAITTGS; the protein is encoded by the coding sequence ATGCGAGATCGGGCCGATTTCGAACGCTACGTGGAGCAGCGTTCGGCCCGTCTGCTGCAGACCGCCTACCTGCTGTGCCGCGACTGGGGCACGGCGGAGGATCTCCTGCAGACGGCGCTGGCCAAGGCGTGGTTCGCCTGGCGGCGGGTGGGCGACAACCCCGACCCGTACGTCTACCGCATCCTGACCAACACCCACGCCTCCTGGTGGCGGCGGCAATGGCGGGCGGAGATGCCGGTCGGCGACCTGCCCGACATGGCGGGGGCGGACCCGACGGGCGAGATCGGGGCGCGTGAGGCGGTACGGCACGCCCTGGCCACTCTGCCCGACGGGCAGCGGGCCGTGATCGTGCTGCGGTACTTCGCCGACCTGCCCGACCCGCAGATCGCCGAGATCCTCGGCTGCTCGGCGGTGACCGTCCGCAGCCAGGCGAGCCGTGCCCTGGCCCGGCTGCGCGTCGATCCCGCGGCGATCGCCGCGATCACCACGGGGAGCTGA
- a CDS encoding putative leader peptide, translating into MPADPLLVVRRHVDLLRVRSAICCDVR; encoded by the coding sequence ATGCCAGCGGACCCATTGCTCGTCGTGCGACGCCACGTCGACCTTCTGCGTGTCCGCAGTGCCATCTGTTGTGACGTCCGTTGA
- a CDS encoding TIGR03084 family metal-binding protein, which yields MGLMDELSADLRAETAELNAMIGGLDPAGWELSTPAEGWTVRDQISHLAWFDDAATAAATDPDAFRATLPAFLGRGDSAVDELVAASRTLTAGQVHGWFRTARARSLEALARLDPSARLPWYGPDMSAASFVTARLMETWAHGQDVADALGLVRVPTTRLRHVATLGVRAMPYGFAIRGLTPPAGPIRVELTMPDGSPWTAGPAGAADVVRGTALDFCLLVVQRRHLDDTSLDVRGEGARAWTRVAQAFAGAPGEGRAPLGSGISQGHAGWNRSDPI from the coding sequence ATGGGCCTGATGGACGAGCTGTCGGCCGATCTGCGCGCCGAGACCGCCGAACTCAACGCCATGATCGGCGGGCTCGACCCGGCCGGATGGGAGCTGTCCACCCCGGCCGAGGGCTGGACGGTGCGCGACCAGATCAGTCACCTCGCCTGGTTCGACGACGCCGCCACCGCCGCCGCGACCGACCCGGACGCCTTCCGGGCCACGCTGCCGGCCTTCCTCGGCCGGGGCGACTCCGCGGTGGACGAGCTCGTGGCCGCCTCGCGCACCCTCACGGCCGGCCAGGTCCACGGCTGGTTCCGCACCGCGCGCGCCCGGAGCCTGGAGGCCCTCGCCCGGCTCGATCCCTCGGCCAGGCTGCCCTGGTACGGCCCCGACATGTCGGCCGCGTCCTTCGTCACCGCGCGGCTGATGGAGACCTGGGCACACGGCCAGGACGTGGCCGACGCGCTCGGCCTCGTCCGCGTCCCCACCACCAGGCTCAGGCACGTGGCGACGCTCGGGGTCCGGGCCATGCCGTACGGCTTCGCGATCCGCGGACTGACACCGCCCGCCGGACCGATCCGGGTGGAGCTGACGATGCCCGACGGATCACCGTGGACGGCGGGGCCGGCTGGGGCGGCGGACGTGGTCAGGGGCACGGCGCTCGACTTCTGCCTCCTGGTGGTCCAGCGCCGCCACCTCGACGACACCTCTCTGGACGTGCGGGGTGAGGGGGCGCGGGCGTGGACCCGGGTCGCCCAGGCGTTCGCCGGGGCGCCGGGTGAGGGGCGGGCGCCGCTCGGATCAGGGATTTCCCAGGGGCATGCCGGATGGAATCGGTCCGATCCCATCTGA